One genomic segment of Bacteroides caccae includes these proteins:
- a CDS encoding non-canonical purine NTP diphosphatase — translation MKRKLVFATNNAHKLEEVAAILGDQIELLSLNDIGCHTDIPETAETLEGNALLKSSFIFKNYGLDCFADDTGLEVEALDGAPGVYSARYAGGEGHDAQANMLKLLHELEGKENRKAQFRTAISLILDGKEYLFEGVIKGEIIREKRGDSGFGYDPVFKPEGYERTFAELGNDVKNKISHRALAVQKLCEFLQS, via the coding sequence ATGAAACGCAAACTGGTATTTGCTACCAACAACGCTCATAAACTGGAAGAAGTAGCCGCTATCTTAGGAGACCAAATAGAACTGCTGAGCCTCAACGATATCGGTTGCCATACGGATATTCCCGAAACAGCCGAGACGCTGGAGGGAAACGCCCTGTTGAAATCGTCGTTTATCTTTAAAAACTACGGCCTGGATTGCTTTGCCGATGATACCGGACTGGAAGTAGAAGCCTTGGACGGGGCCCCCGGAGTCTATTCCGCCCGCTATGCAGGCGGCGAAGGACACGACGCCCAAGCCAATATGCTCAAACTGCTTCACGAACTGGAAGGCAAAGAAAATCGCAAAGCACAATTCCGTACTGCCATTTCGTTGATATTGGACGGAAAGGAATATCTTTTTGAAGGAGTGATAAAGGGCGAGATAATCAGAGAAAAACGGGGCGATTCGGGTTTTGGTTATGATCCCGTGTTCAAACCGGAAGGCTATGAACGGACGTTCGCCGAACTGGGAAATGATGTCAAGAATAAAATCAGCCACCGTGCACTGGCTGTGCAAAAACTATGTGAATTTCTACAAAGCTAA
- a CDS encoding YitT family protein, with product MHKLAKAGIMREVKDYAYITLGLISYSLGWAAFLLPYQITTGGTTGISAIIYYSTGFPIQWSYFIINAVLMTFAIRILGPRFSIKTTYAIFMLTFLLWLFQLLVNNYVEVPDMTADGKPLLLGPGQDFMACIIGAAMCGVGLGIVFNYNGSTGGTDIIAAIVNKYKDVTLGRMIMICDVFIISSCYFIFHDWRRVIFGFVTLFIIGVVLDWIINSARQSVQFFIFSKKYDEIADRIIKDADRGVTVLDGTGWYSKANVKVLVVLAKKRQSLDIFRLVKRIDPNAFISQSSVIGVYGEGFEKLKVK from the coding sequence ATGCATAAACTAGCAAAAGCGGGAATAATGAGAGAAGTGAAAGATTATGCTTACATCACTCTCGGACTAATCAGCTATTCTTTGGGCTGGGCGGCATTCTTACTGCCCTATCAGATAACGACCGGAGGAACTACCGGTATCAGTGCTATCATCTACTACTCAACCGGATTCCCTATCCAATGGTCATATTTCATTATCAACGCCGTTCTGATGACATTTGCTATCCGGATATTAGGCCCGCGATTCAGTATAAAAACGACATATGCTATCTTTATGCTGACTTTCCTGCTCTGGTTGTTCCAACTACTGGTCAACAATTATGTGGAAGTACCGGACATGACAGCCGACGGCAAACCGCTACTGCTCGGTCCCGGACAGGATTTCATGGCCTGTATCATCGGTGCCGCCATGTGTGGCGTAGGTCTGGGCATTGTGTTCAACTATAACGGAAGTACGGGAGGAACAGATATTATCGCCGCCATAGTTAACAAATATAAAGATGTGACACTCGGAAGAATGATTATGATTTGCGATGTATTCATCATCAGTTCCTGTTACTTTATATTCCATGACTGGCGTCGTGTTATCTTCGGTTTCGTCACCCTGTTCATCATTGGCGTCGTGCTCGACTGGATTATCAACAGTGCACGCCAATCGGTCCAATTCTTCATTTTCTCCAAGAAGTATGACGAAATAGCCGACCGTATCATCAAAGATGCCGATCGCGGAGTAACCGTGCTCGATGGCACAGGCTGGTACAGTAAAGCCAATGTAAAAGTACTGGTAGTACTTGCCAAGAAACGCCAGTCACTCGACATCTTCCGTCTGGTGAAACGTATCGACCCGAATGCTTTTATCTCCCAAAGTTCAGTTATCGGAGTATATGGCGAAGGATTCGAAAAACTGAAAGTAAAATAA
- a CDS encoding DUF2264 domain-containing protein, whose translation MKMRIVLLALISFCFLSVNAADKKKNQPVNDRTQWVDLCYKIAQPVLENMSKGELQKNMQLELSPTWDGRDKRVAYMEAFGRLMAGISPWLELPDDDTAEGKQRKQIREWALKAYQNAVDPQSPDYLLWKGHQQLLVDAAYLAESFIRAPKATWGQLDDTTKERYIECFKKVRVIRPAYNNWLLFRDMVEAFLLSVGEEPDGYALTTGLNKINEWYLSDGWYSDGAEFSLDYYNSFVIHPMYVEILETCSKNRFPTPISYKLAISRMQRFNTFIERLISPEGTFPAFGRSVVYRMGAFQSLALAAWKYGLPEGLTNGQVRSALSAVMRNMFSVDGNFDDKGFLALGFAGHQPDLANYYTNNGSLYMTSLVFLPLGLPADHPFWSDPAEEWTSQKAWAGKAFPIDGHQSLKK comes from the coding sequence ATGAAAATGAGAATTGTTTTATTAGCTCTTATTTCTTTTTGTTTCCTGAGTGTAAATGCCGCTGATAAGAAAAAGAATCAACCGGTGAACGACAGAACACAGTGGGTTGACTTATGTTATAAAATAGCGCAACCCGTTTTGGAGAATATGAGTAAAGGCGAGTTGCAAAAGAATATGCAACTGGAGTTGAGTCCTACGTGGGACGGAAGAGACAAGCGGGTGGCTTATATGGAAGCATTCGGTCGGCTCATGGCAGGCATTTCTCCCTGGCTGGAGCTGCCTGATGATGATACGGCAGAAGGAAAGCAACGCAAGCAAATACGTGAGTGGGCTTTGAAGGCTTATCAAAATGCTGTTGACCCGCAGAGTCCGGATTATTTGCTGTGGAAAGGACATCAGCAGCTTTTGGTAGATGCCGCTTATCTTGCGGAAAGTTTCATCCGTGCTCCTAAGGCCACTTGGGGACAGTTGGATGATACGACAAAAGAACGTTATATTGAATGTTTTAAGAAGGTGCGTGTCATCCGTCCTGCCTATAATAACTGGTTACTGTTTCGTGACATGGTAGAGGCTTTCTTGCTTTCCGTCGGTGAAGAACCTGACGGTTATGCCTTGACTACCGGTCTTAATAAAATAAATGAATGGTATCTTAGTGACGGATGGTATTCCGACGGAGCGGAATTTTCGTTGGATTATTATAATTCTTTCGTTATTCATCCCATGTATGTCGAGATACTGGAAACGTGCAGCAAGAACCGTTTTCCTACCCCAATCAGTTATAAGCTGGCAATCAGTCGTATGCAACGTTTTAATACCTTCATCGAACGTCTTATTTCTCCGGAAGGTACCTTCCCGGCTTTCGGGCGTTCCGTAGTCTATCGTATGGGAGCATTCCAATCGTTGGCATTGGCTGCCTGGAAATATGGCCTTCCTGAAGGACTGACTAACGGACAAGTCCGGAGTGCATTAAGTGCAGTGATGAGAAATATGTTTTCAGTAGATGGAAATTTTGATGATAAAGGATTCCTGGCACTTGGTTTTGCGGGACATCAGCCGGATTTGGCCAACTATTATACTAATAATGGTAGCTTATATATGACTTCACTCGTTTTCTTGCCTTTGGGTCTTCCTGCCGATCATCCTTTTTGGAGTGATCCGGCCGAGGAATGGACATCTCAAAAGGCATGGGCGGGAAAAGCTTTTCCAATTGATGGACACCAGTCATTAAAGAAGTGA
- a CDS encoding OmpA/MotB family protein, with product MKKITLFTFLTILLCTSCVTKKKFMLAELAATASKDSLQGLLTDCRNTGNQMSVQIKNLMRDTTKMGNSIRQYQSMLNVNMTEQEKLNALLNQKKNELNERERTINELQQMINAQNEKVRKLLSSVKDALLGFSSDELTVREKDGKVYVAMSDKLLFQSGSARLDKRGEEALGKLAEVLNKQTDIDVFIEGHTDNKPINTVQFKDNWDLSVIRATSVVRILIKNYNVNPLQIQPSGRGEYMPVDDNETAEGRSKNRRTEIIMAPKLDKLFQMLQSTEE from the coding sequence ATGAAGAAAATTACTTTATTTACCTTCCTTACAATCCTATTATGTACTTCATGTGTAACGAAAAAGAAGTTCATGCTTGCAGAGCTGGCAGCTACCGCAAGCAAAGATAGTTTGCAAGGACTACTGACCGACTGCCGTAACACGGGCAACCAAATGTCGGTACAAATCAAAAACCTCATGCGTGATACAACAAAAATGGGAAACAGTATCCGCCAGTATCAAAGTATGCTGAATGTGAACATGACCGAACAGGAAAAACTGAACGCCCTGTTGAACCAGAAGAAAAACGAGTTGAATGAAAGAGAGCGTACTATCAACGAGTTGCAGCAGATGATCAATGCGCAGAATGAGAAAGTCCGGAAACTGTTGAGTAGCGTAAAAGATGCGTTATTAGGCTTCAGCAGCGATGAACTGACCGTTCGCGAAAAAGACGGAAAAGTATATGTGGCAATGTCGGATAAATTATTATTCCAATCAGGAAGCGCCCGTCTGGATAAGCGTGGTGAAGAAGCTCTTGGCAAATTGGCCGAAGTACTGAACAAACAGACGGATATTGATGTGTTTATTGAAGGACATACGGACAATAAGCCTATCAACACTGTACAATTCAAGGATAACTGGGATTTGAGTGTGATTCGTGCTACCTCCGTCGTACGTATTCTGATTAAAAACTATAACGTGAATCCTTTGCAGATACAACCGAGCGGCCGCGGCGAATATATGCCTGTCGATGACAACGAAACGGCAGAAGGCAGAAGTAAGAACCGCCGTACGGAGATTATCATGGCTCCGAAGTTAGACAAACTGTTCCAGATGCTTCAAAGCACGGAAGAGTAA
- the leuS gene encoding leucine--tRNA ligase, which translates to MEYNFREIEKKWQARWVEEKTYQVTEDESKQKFYVLNMFPYPSGAGLHVGHPLGYIASDIYARYKRLQGFNVLNPMGYDAYGLPAEQYAIQTGQHPAITTINNIDRYREQLDKIGFSFDWNREIRTCDPEYYHWTQWAFLKMFNSYYCNDEQKARPIEELEKAFAVYGNEGLNAACSEEISFTADEWNAKSEKEKQEILMNYRIAYLGETMVNWCAELGTVLANDEVVDGVSERGGFPVIQKKMRQWCLRVSAYAQRLLDGLDTIDWTDSLKETQRNWIGRSEGAEVQFKVKDSDLEFTIFTTRADTMFGVTFMVLAPESELVAQLTTPAQKAEVDAYLDRTKKRTERERIADRSVTGVFSGSYAINPFTGEAVPIWISDYVLAGYGTGAIMAVPAHDSRDYAFAKHFGLEIRPLVEGCDVSEESFDAKEGIVCNSPRPDVTPYCDLSLNGLTIKEAIEKTKNYVKEHNLGRVKVNYRLRDAIFSRQRYWGEPFPVYYKDGMPYVIEESCLPLELPEVAKFLPTETGEPPLGHATKWAWDTANKCVVENEKIDNVTVFPLELNTMPGFAGSSAYYLRYMDPRNHKALVDPKIDRYWKNVDLYVGGTEHATGHLIYSRFWNKFLYDMGVSIMEEPFQKLVNQGMIQGRSNFVYRIKDTHTFVSLNLKDQYDVTPLHVDVNIVSNDILDLEAFKAWRPEYKTAEFILEDGKYVCGWAIEKMSKSMFNVVNPDMIVEKYGADTLRMYEMFLGPVEQSKPWDTNGIDGVHRFIRKFWSLFYSRTDEYLVTDEPATKEELKSLHKLIKKVTGDIEQFSYNTSISAFMICVNELFNLKCSKKEILEQLVITLAPFAPHVCEELWDVLGHETSVCDAQWPAYNEEYLKEDTINYTISFNGKARFNMEFAADETSDAIQAAVLADERSQKWIEGKTPKKIIVVPKKIVNVVI; encoded by the coding sequence ATGGAGTACAATTTCAGGGAGATTGAAAAGAAGTGGCAAGCAAGGTGGGTGGAAGAGAAAACCTACCAAGTTACGGAAGACGAATCGAAGCAGAAATTTTATGTATTAAACATGTTCCCCTATCCTTCAGGAGCCGGACTACACGTAGGACACCCGCTGGGATATATCGCTTCGGACATTTACGCCCGTTACAAACGACTGCAAGGCTTCAATGTACTCAATCCGATGGGATACGACGCTTACGGCTTGCCCGCCGAGCAATATGCTATCCAGACCGGACAGCATCCGGCCATCACTACCATCAACAATATCGACCGCTACCGCGAGCAACTCGACAAAATAGGTTTCTCTTTCGACTGGAACCGTGAAATCCGTACTTGCGACCCGGAATATTACCATTGGACACAATGGGCTTTCCTAAAAATGTTCAACAGTTATTATTGCAACGACGAGCAGAAAGCACGCCCTATCGAAGAACTGGAAAAAGCCTTTGCTGTCTACGGAAACGAGGGACTGAATGCCGCTTGCAGTGAAGAAATCAGTTTCACCGCCGATGAATGGAACGCAAAAAGCGAAAAGGAAAAGCAGGAAATCCTGATGAACTACCGCATCGCTTATCTGGGCGAAACAATGGTAAACTGGTGCGCTGAATTAGGAACGGTATTGGCGAATGACGAAGTAGTGGACGGCGTCAGCGAACGCGGCGGTTTCCCCGTCATCCAAAAGAAGATGCGCCAGTGGTGTCTGCGTGTATCCGCCTACGCACAACGTTTGCTTGACGGACTGGATACTATCGACTGGACAGATTCTCTGAAAGAAACTCAAAGAAACTGGATCGGACGCTCGGAAGGTGCCGAAGTTCAATTCAAGGTAAAAGACAGTGATCTCGAATTTACAATCTTTACCACCCGCGCAGATACCATGTTCGGTGTTACCTTTATGGTGTTGGCCCCGGAAAGTGAATTGGTGGCACAATTAACCACTCCTGCACAAAAAGCGGAAGTAGACGCTTACCTCGACCGTACTAAGAAACGTACGGAACGTGAACGTATTGCCGACCGCAGCGTTACCGGTGTATTCAGTGGTTCGTATGCGATCAACCCGTTCACAGGCGAAGCAGTACCTATCTGGATCAGCGACTACGTATTGGCCGGTTACGGAACGGGAGCTATCATGGCCGTACCTGCTCACGACAGCCGCGACTACGCCTTTGCCAAGCATTTCGGATTGGAAATCCGCCCGTTGGTAGAAGGTTGTGATGTCAGCGAAGAAAGTTTCGACGCCAAAGAAGGTATCGTCTGCAACTCTCCGCGTCCGGACGTCACTCCTTACTGTGACCTCTCCCTGAACGGACTGACTATCAAAGAAGCAATTGAAAAAACCAAGAACTATGTAAAAGAACATAATCTGGGTCGCGTGAAAGTAAACTACCGTTTACGTGACGCTATCTTCTCACGTCAACGTTACTGGGGTGAACCCTTCCCGGTTTACTACAAAGACGGAATGCCTTATGTAATCGAAGAAAGCTGTCTGCCACTGGAACTTCCGGAAGTTGCCAAGTTCCTGCCTACCGAAACAGGCGAGCCTCCATTGGGACACGCTACGAAATGGGCGTGGGACACAGCGAACAAATGCGTGGTAGAAAACGAAAAGATTGATAATGTAACCGTTTTCCCATTGGAACTGAATACCATGCCGGGATTCGCCGGCTCTTCCGCATATTATCTGCGCTACATGGACCCGCGCAATCATAAAGCATTGGTTGACCCGAAAATTGACCGGTACTGGAAGAATGTAGACTTATATGTAGGGGGTACCGAACATGCTACGGGACACTTGATTTATTCTCGTTTCTGGAATAAATTCCTTTATGATATGGGTGTATCCATAATGGAAGAACCATTCCAAAAATTAGTAAACCAAGGAATGATTCAGGGTCGCAGTAACTTTGTATACCGTATCAAAGATACCCATACATTCGTTTCACTGAACCTAAAAGACCAGTATGACGTTACACCGCTTCACGTAGACGTTAACATCGTATCCAATGACATTCTCGACCTGGAAGCATTCAAGGCATGGCGTCCCGAATATAAAACGGCAGAGTTTATCCTCGAAGACGGAAAATATGTCTGTGGTTGGGCGATTGAAAAGATGAGTAAGTCAATGTTCAACGTTGTCAACCCGGATATGATTGTTGAGAAATACGGTGCGGACACACTTCGTATGTACGAAATGTTCCTCGGCCCGGTAGAACAGTCTAAGCCCTGGGATACAAACGGTATCGATGGTGTACACCGCTTTATCCGCAAATTCTGGTCGCTGTTCTACAGCCGCACGGATGAATATCTAGTGACGGACGAACCGGCAACGAAGGAAGAACTGAAAAGCCTCCACAAACTTATCAAGAAGGTGACCGGTGACATTGAGCAGTTCTCTTACAATACCTCTATCAGTGCATTCATGATTTGCGTAAACGAGCTTTTCAACCTGAAATGCAGTAAGAAAGAGATTCTGGAACAACTCGTCATCACGCTTGCTCCTTTCGCTCCGCACGTTTGCGAAGAATTGTGGGACGTACTGGGGCACGAAACTTCCGTATGCGACGCCCAATGGCCGGCATACAACGAAGAATATCTGAAAGAAGATACAATCAACTACACGATCTCTTTCAACGGAAAGGCACGTTTCAATATGGAATTTGCTGCAGATGAAACTTCGGACGCCATCCAGGCAGCCGTATTGGCTGACGAACGTTCACAGAAATGGATCGAAGGAAAGACTCCGAAAAAGATCATCGTCGTTCCGAAGAAGATTGTAAACGTTGTTATTTAA
- a CDS encoding glycosyl hydrolase family 95 catalytic domain-containing protein, with amino-acid sequence MKNIKIRFFILCLCLSVTGYTSASARTEKVKTDIDWPAFMQKQDLIWEILPEYWYESAYMGNGMLGLMIYKEPGQNYIRFETGNCSVHDHKAGSDLFAIPRLLTGHFALHPEGTIVNGTMHLDIWNAETKAEITTTKGIIRLHAYVHANDMVMLVQTNATDGEKNFRWEWIPASAQSPRYLYAKGEGKWIKVPEDYSLNPAPEVKPEVSVQKLRAGGETAVAWKETRTKKNERTYWITVTHSYPEATAEKDAAQILDKALATGTGKLQKQHRTWWNHYYPSSFLTLPDGMKENFYWIQMYKLASATRGDRALIDNTGPWLTVTPWPNAWWNLNVQLTYWALNASNHLDLAASLENAIYNNIENLKKNVPEAYRKDALAIGRSSNLVCESGEIGIPGVDKAAEVGLLPWACHSLWLIYRHKMDDELLRNKLFPVLKQAINYYLHFTYKGKDGKIHLPQTYSPEYGSAEDCNFDLALLSWGCRTLLEITGRLNIDDPLIPRWKTILEELTPFPTDPANGLMIGRDVPYAFSHRHYSHLLAAYPLYLINKENPEEYDLIEKSLLYWQGKSGAHQGYSCTGASSISSALGKGNEALTYLDKLFTKFLSVNTLYRESGPVIETPLSAAQSIHDMLLQSWGGKLRIFPAVPDSWKDIAYKDFRAEGAFLITASRKNGKTEFITIKSLAGEPCIVVTDISSPVFKGKRQFAATALSESMYKIDLQKGEEVIIYSKGTQPDFTIRPVNNSRTNCFGKKKQS; translated from the coding sequence ATGAAGAACATTAAAATACGCTTTTTTATTTTATGCCTTTGTCTGTCAGTAACAGGATATACATCCGCATCCGCCCGAACAGAAAAAGTAAAAACGGATATAGACTGGCCTGCTTTCATGCAAAAACAAGATTTGATCTGGGAAATATTGCCCGAATACTGGTATGAATCGGCTTATATGGGCAACGGTATGTTGGGACTTATGATTTATAAGGAACCGGGACAGAACTATATCCGGTTTGAAACCGGCAACTGCTCGGTACACGACCACAAAGCGGGATCGGACTTATTTGCCATTCCCCGACTGCTCACCGGGCACTTCGCCTTACATCCTGAAGGTACAATCGTAAATGGAACGATGCATCTTGACATCTGGAATGCCGAAACAAAAGCAGAGATAACCACCACAAAAGGAATCATCCGTCTGCACGCCTATGTACACGCCAATGATATGGTAATGCTGGTTCAGACTAACGCCACCGATGGAGAGAAAAACTTCCGTTGGGAATGGATACCTGCCTCCGCCCAAAGCCCGCGATATCTTTATGCAAAAGGAGAAGGAAAATGGATAAAGGTGCCTGAAGACTACTCTCTTAACCCGGCACCGGAGGTAAAACCGGAAGTATCCGTTCAGAAATTGCGGGCAGGAGGTGAAACAGCCGTTGCATGGAAAGAAACCCGAACTAAAAAAAATGAACGCACATACTGGATTACCGTAACTCATTCGTATCCCGAAGCCACGGCCGAAAAGGATGCCGCTCAAATTTTGGATAAGGCATTAGCAACAGGAACCGGAAAATTACAGAAACAACACCGTACCTGGTGGAATCATTACTATCCGAGCAGTTTCCTTACGTTACCGGATGGTATGAAAGAGAATTTCTATTGGATACAGATGTATAAGCTTGCCAGTGCCACGCGCGGCGACCGTGCACTAATAGACAACACCGGCCCATGGCTGACCGTCACTCCATGGCCCAATGCATGGTGGAACTTGAACGTACAACTGACCTATTGGGCACTCAATGCATCCAATCATCTCGATTTGGCAGCCTCTCTGGAGAATGCTATTTACAACAATATAGAAAACCTTAAGAAAAACGTACCGGAAGCCTATCGCAAAGACGCATTGGCAATAGGACGCTCGTCGAATCTGGTATGCGAATCCGGCGAAATCGGAATCCCCGGTGTGGACAAAGCAGCGGAAGTCGGGCTTTTGCCTTGGGCATGCCATAGCTTATGGTTGATTTATCGCCACAAAATGGATGACGAGCTATTACGCAACAAACTCTTTCCTGTACTTAAACAAGCTATCAACTACTACCTGCACTTTACCTACAAAGGAAAAGACGGCAAGATACATCTGCCCCAAACATATTCTCCGGAATATGGCAGTGCGGAAGATTGTAACTTCGACCTGGCATTATTATCTTGGGGTTGCCGGACATTACTTGAGATTACCGGCCGGCTGAACATAGACGATCCGCTTATCCCGCGTTGGAAAACGATTTTGGAAGAACTTACACCGTTCCCCACAGACCCGGCCAACGGGCTTATGATAGGACGGGATGTTCCTTATGCTTTCTCGCACCGCCACTATTCGCATCTATTGGCTGCCTATCCTCTATATCTTATCAATAAGGAAAATCCCGAAGAATACGACCTCATAGAGAAATCACTCCTCTATTGGCAAGGCAAATCCGGGGCACATCAGGGATATTCATGTACGGGAGCATCCTCTATATCATCCGCTTTGGGTAAAGGCAATGAAGCGCTTACATACCTTGACAAGTTGTTTACTAAATTCTTATCTGTCAATACACTTTATCGTGAATCGGGCCCGGTCATAGAAACACCATTATCTGCCGCCCAGTCTATCCATGATATGTTGCTTCAAAGTTGGGGAGGAAAGCTGCGCATCTTCCCTGCCGTTCCCGACAGTTGGAAAGACATTGCTTATAAAGACTTCCGTGCTGAAGGTGCTTTTCTTATCACTGCCAGCCGGAAAAACGGTAAGACTGAGTTTATCACTATCAAAAGCCTTGCAGGCGAACCTTGCATTGTAGTGACTGACATATCTTCACCTGTCTTCAAAGGAAAACGCCAATTTGCGGCCACAGCTTTATCCGAATCTATGTACAAAATAGATTTACAGAAAGGCGAAGAAGTAATCATTTACTCCAAAGGTACTCAGCCGGACTTCACCATTCGTCCTGTGAATAATAGCAGAACGAATTGTTTCGGAAAAAAGAAACAGTCCTGA
- a CDS encoding glycoside hydrolase family 88 protein produces MKLKNSILAGCTALVVATSCTQRAVEKQTWVEKAIENAHAQIGLEIDTIESSGRFLNPVTLNNKGGVYYCGYADWRSGFFPGSVWYLYELTGDTALLPLAQKYTEAISEAQNLTWHHDIGFIINCSFGNGLRLIDKPGYKEVMIQAAKSLCTRFREKPQVIQSWDVKGNSWQSKRGWECPVIIDNMMNLELLFEATKLSGDSTFYNVAVMHADRTLKEQFRPDGSCYHVIDYSIEDGTVRHRQTAQGYSDESVWSRGQAWAIYGYTVCYRETKNRTYLDQAIKTFEFMKNLKNMPEDLVPYWDMDAPDVPAAPRDASSASVIASALYEMSTYDLPDAASYRAYADKIMESLASESYTAKLGENGRFILMHSVGSIPHNSEVDVPLNYADYYYLEALKRKTDIEKTAI; encoded by the coding sequence ATGAAATTGAAAAACTCTATTCTTGCAGGATGTACTGCTCTTGTGGTAGCCACATCTTGCACCCAAAGAGCTGTCGAGAAACAAACATGGGTTGAAAAAGCTATTGAAAACGCACATGCTCAAATTGGATTGGAAATTGATACTATTGAAAGTAGCGGCAGATTTCTGAATCCGGTGACGCTCAATAATAAGGGTGGTGTCTATTATTGCGGATACGCTGACTGGCGGAGCGGCTTTTTTCCCGGCAGTGTATGGTATTTGTATGAACTGACAGGCGACACTGCTTTGCTTCCGCTTGCCCAGAAATATACCGAGGCTATTAGCGAAGCACAAAATCTTACTTGGCATCACGATATTGGTTTTATCATTAATTGCAGCTTTGGCAATGGCTTGCGCCTGATTGATAAACCTGGTTATAAGGAGGTAATGATCCAAGCAGCAAAATCTCTTTGTACCCGTTTTCGTGAAAAGCCTCAAGTGATTCAAAGCTGGGATGTGAAAGGAAATAGCTGGCAGTCGAAACGGGGCTGGGAATGTCCTGTGATTATAGACAACATGATGAATCTTGAATTGTTGTTTGAAGCAACCAAACTTTCCGGTGATTCTACTTTCTATAACGTAGCGGTGATGCACGCAGACCGTACGTTGAAAGAGCAATTCCGCCCGGACGGAAGCTGTTATCACGTTATTGATTACAGTATTGAGGACGGAACCGTACGTCATCGCCAGACTGCTCAAGGCTATTCCGATGAATCTGTTTGGTCTAGAGGACAAGCATGGGCGATCTATGGATATACCGTATGTTATAGAGAAACAAAGAATCGTACTTACCTTGACCAGGCAATCAAGACTTTCGAATTTATGAAAAATCTTAAGAATATGCCGGAGGACCTTGTTCCATATTGGGATATGGACGCGCCTGATGTTCCTGCTGCCCCGCGAGATGCTTCTTCGGCTTCTGTCATAGCATCCGCCTTATATGAGATGAGTACTTATGACCTGCCGGACGCTGCTTCTTACCGGGCGTATGCCGACAAAATAATGGAGTCGCTTGCATCAGAGAGCTATACTGCCAAATTGGGAGAAAACGGACGGTTTATCCTGATGCACAGTGTAGGTAGTATTCCTCATAACAGCGAAGTGGATGTTCCGTTGAACTATGCGGATTATTATTATCTGGAAGCTTTGAAACGTAAAACGGATATTGAAAAAACTGCCATTTAA